The Gloeobacter violaceus PCC 7421 DNA window TCCCCCCTCCAGCAGGTGGGCGGCGTAGCTGTTGCGCAGCTGCTGTGCAGTGACTCCGTAGCGGGACAGGTATGCCTGCAGGGCACGCACGCTCAACCGATGGCCGCGCCGAGAGACAAACAAAGCCCGCTCGGCAATGCCGGCCGCCAAACCTGGCCTGCCACACCGAAGGTAGTCGAGGAGGGCGGCATACAAGCGCGGATCCAGCAGGACGTCGCGCTGCGGCAGCCGCCACAGCCCGCGCTCCCAGTCCAGGTTCTCCAGGTTGGCTGCACTCACCTCCGCCGAACGCAATCCACCCGCATACAGGGCCAGGATCAAGGCCCGATGGCATACACCGCAGGCGTCATCGCCCACCGCACCCAGCAGGGCTTCCAATTGCTGCGGGCGCAACGGCGGCGGCCCGGGCACACGCGAGGTCTCTGTGGGCAAAGCCGCCGCCGGATCGGCAGCGATGACGCCCTGCCGGTGCAAATACCCATAGAACACC harbors:
- a CDS encoding tyrosine-type recombinase/integrase — translated: MSCLDDFWDYLERERRLQPATCRAYRCDLKQWFGYLQTANPLAARPEQLRSYLVQLGERGIGHGTLRRKRSSLRVFYGYLHRQGVIAADPAAALPTETSRVPGPPPLRPQQLEALLGAVGDDACGVCHRALILALYAGGLRSAEVSAANLENLDWERGLWRLPQRDVLLDPRLYAALLDYLRCGRPGLAAGIAERALFVSRRGHRLSVRALQAYLSRYGVTAQQLRNSYAAHLLEGGTDPVDVQALLGLRSTQAAAGRQPTVAQGLRRVYDLAHPRSGLHKK